Genomic window (Daucus carota subsp. sativus chromosome 5, DH1 v3.0, whole genome shotgun sequence):
AAGAGAGCAAGGAGGCAGAAGAGGAGGCGATAATTGAAGCTGTGAAAGATGTGAAAAACCAGATGAAAATGGGGGGTCATGAAGATCTGGAAGCAAATGATATCGAAATGCAAAAGAACAAAGAATTAGCCATGGCGCCCAAATTAGCCTTTAACGCATCAGTTCCAACGCCACCTATGCTTGCAGTGGAAACAAGGAAGCCCTGATCACAAAGGGAAAGAACAACAATCAGAGGATATTAAAGAATGGATGTAGTTATGTGAGAAAGGAAGAAATCAAATAACTATTCACATATGTTAGTTAGTAATGGAATATTGATCTTGCTAGGGAGTGGTGGAGGGGCTTTTTGGTACTCAAGGTCTTGGTATTTTTTGCCCCTTGCTACTTTTGCTATTCGGTAGGTACTAGAATCAATCTTGTACTCTGTTTTAAGGTAATGATAATAATATCGAAGGCAATATTTTCTCACTACGAAAGTGAAAGAGGGTAAAAGCCCTTTCATTTGTTTTATTCTACTTATTCTCTGTTTTTGACATAAACAAGAAGTTTGTGAATGTTGTAAGAAAATCTTGATCAAaatctatattaatatattgaacTCTGTATACAACTTTGATATACATAGAGAAGGGGGAAGAGAGGAATTTGATGATACAAGTGAGATGATTGGAAAGGATGGCTGAGTAGCCAATCACTTTTCTAGCAATGCTCTCCCAAATACTAATAGACATCCTATGCTGCAGAGTATATAATATAGGAATAATGTACAATTTTACTTGATACTAAACACATTGCTGCTTTTCTTTTTGGTTTTTCAACTAGCCATCCCAATTGTAATGTTTTCTTAGAATTCGCAAGAACTTCCCAACCTTTGCTTTGACATTCCCAAGTTTTTTCTATGCTCAAAAGTTTCAGGCACAAGTTCCTCAAACTTCTCCAAGAAACTTTCCCACTCCTTCTTCTTCATTTCACCGAAGGATATCCCTTCGATATCATGGTTCTGGCTTTCAGCTGAGAAGCTCATACTCCTCAATATCCCTCCTGCATTTTGATCAATGTCGCGGCCATTATTGCGATCAGCATTGCCAGATAAAGAATAATTATGGACTTCGGCTCTTTTTCCTTGACACTCTTTATCTTGTATAGGGAGCATCAAGTTGTGGAATTTACTTATCAGCCTTTCAGATGCACGTCGTGGAATTCTTGGTGGCTTACCTATTCGGGTCGTGGTTTCCAACAGCTGAGGAATATAGCTAACTTGATTTGGATCATCATCACATTCACTGTCAACATCTTTTTTACCATTATCAAAGTCATCACTACCTTTAGCAGTACCTAAGCAAGCTTTTGCAGTTAGACAAAGATTCTCTAATACACTCATACTATCTTTACCTCCTCGTAGTTCACGAGTCATCATCTCACCTACTTCAGCAAGACAAAAACCAGCCGCAGTAGCACGCTTCATGAAAATGGTGCAGATCACAAGAACACGTAGAGAGGATTCTCTTATGGAAGGGATTCTTGTCCTTAAAATTTCTGCATCTTTTAAGGGATCAAGATTAGATATATACTCAATTTCAGACTCTGAAAATGGTATTGAAGCTTGTGGCCAGTGCAGCCATTCAAAATATGGATCATCTAGAGCCTCAGGTAAGCACAACCCATGATCGATGGGTATCAGCTCAGCTGCCCCAACAGCGTAGCCTT
Coding sequences:
- the LOC108223697 gene encoding phosphatidylinositol 4-kinase gamma 8-like, with the protein product MKIYKMAVAINQQHHELKSFVRPPKCRLQSYSNFDQLMLDFAQSNLSYSYKHAFEINNLHRSSSTPCLSRAQEDSDANPRVEIVGGHGSPKVRALVVEVAIAMASGFNIEPVSSGLGGAYFVHARNGVTIAVVKPIDEEPLAFNNPKGFAGRMLGQPGMKPSIRVGETGIRELAAYLLDHDGFAGVPPTALVKIAHVKFHVNNSESAVAAPPCKIASLQRFVAHDSDAGDLGPSGFSVSSVHRIGILDVRILNLDRHSGNLLVKHGQEGYAVGAAELIPIDHGLCLPEALDDPYFEWLHWPQASIPFSESEIEYISNLDPLKDAEILRTRIPSIRESSLRVLVICTIFMKRATAAGFCLAEVGEMMTRELRGGKDSMSVLENLCLTAKACLGTAKGSDDFDNGKKDVDSECDDDPNQVSYIPQLLETTTRIGKPPRIPRRASERLISKFHNLMLPIQDKECQGKRAEVHNYSLSGNADRNNGRDIDQNAGGILRSMSFSAESQNHDIEGISFGEMKKKEWESFLEKFEELVPETFEHRKNLGMSKQRLGSSCEF